A stretch of Brachyhypopomus gauderio isolate BG-103 chromosome 3, BGAUD_0.2, whole genome shotgun sequence DNA encodes these proteins:
- the pank1b gene encoding pantothenate kinase 1 → MENAKSPDQNGTPTHYTNGLLNGFHQAQSSAGGCNSCNSQGDGGGGNGSGTNCSGGHNGIENFHHLHQDVHNNGSPAKRCRLRRRMDSGKKNRPPFPWFGMDIGGTLVKLVYFEPKDITAEEEQEEVESLKSIRRYLTSNTAYGDAGIRDVHLELRNLTMCGRTGNLHFIRFPTHDMHSFIQMGRDKNFSSLHTTLCATGGGAYKFEEDFRTVANLELRKLDELDCLIQGLLYVDSVGFNGHPECYFFQNPSDPENCVKRPCCLDNPFPMLLVNIGSGVSILAVYSKDDYKRVTGTSLGGGTFLGLCCLLTGCETFEEALEMAAKGDSTNVDKLVKDIYGGDYERFGLQGSAVASSFGHMMSKEKRDSISKEDLARATLVTITNNIGSIARMCAVNEKIERVVFVGNFLRINTVSTKLLAYAMDFWSKGQLKALFLEHEGYFGAVGAFLKLLKMTEDL, encoded by the exons ATGGAAAATGCCAAATCTCCCGATCAAAATGGGacacccacacactacacaaacggCCTGTTAAACGGATTTCATCAGGCGCAGTCAAGTGCCGGTGGCTGTAATTCTTGCAATTCACAGGGAGATGGTGGAGGAGGCAATGGTAGCGGCACTAACTGTAGCGGTGGCCATAATGGTATTGAAAATTTCCACCATCTTCATCAGGATGTACACAACAATGGTTCGCCTGCCAAACGTTGCCGACTTCGGAGACGAATGGATTCGGGGAAAAAGAACAGACCTC CCTTCCCCTGGTTCGGCATGGACATCGGTGGTACCCTGGTGAAACTGGTCTACTTCGAGCCCAAGGACATCACagcggaggaggagcaggaagaggtGGAGAGCCTGAAGAGCATCCGGCGGTACCTGACGTCCAACACGGCGTACGGCGACGCAGGCATCCGCGACGTGCACCTGGAGCTGCGGAACCTGACCATGTGCGGGCGCACGGGCAACCTGCACTTCATCCGCTTCCCAACCCACGACATGCACAGCTTCATCCAGATGGGCAGAGACAAAAACTTCTCCAGCCTGCACACCACGCTATGCGCCACTGGGGGCGGGGCCTACAAGTTCGAGGAGGACTTCAGGACG GTGGCTAATCTGGAGCTACGGAAGCTGGATGAACTGGACTGTCTGATCCAGGGTCTGCTCTATGTCGACTCGGTCGGTTTCAATGGCCACCCAGAGTGCTACTTTTTCCAGAACCCCTCTGACCCTGAAAACTGTGTCAAGAGGCCATGTTGTCTTGACAACCCTTTTCCCATGTTGCTGGTCAACATCGGCTCAGGGGTCAGCATCCTGGCAGTCTACTCCAAAGACGATTACAAACGCGTCACAGGCACCAG TCTGGGAGGCGGTACGTTCCTGGGCCTGTGTTGCCTGCTGACTGGCTGTGAAACGTTTGAGGAGGCTTTAGAGATGGCAGCGAAGGGAGACAGCACTAACGTGGACAAGCTGGTGAAAGACATCTACGGCGGAGATTACGAGCGCTTCGGCCTCCAGGGCTCTGCCGTCGCATCCAG TTTTGGTCACATGATGAGTAAGGAGAAGCGTGATAGCATCAGCAAGGAGGACCTGGCCCGAGCCACCCTCGTCACCATTACCAACAATATTGGTTCCATCGCCCGCATGTGTGCTGTCAACGAG AAAATCGAGAGAGTTGTGTTTGTTGGGAATTTCCTGAGAATCAACACAGTGTCGACAAAGCTGCTAGCCTACGCCATGGACTTTTGGTCAAAAGGACAATTGAAGGCGCTATTTTTGGAACATGAA GGTTATTTTGGGGCTGTTGGTGCCTTCCTAAAGCTATTGAAGATGACCGAAGACCTCTGA